One Mercurialis annua linkage group LG3, ddMerAnnu1.2, whole genome shotgun sequence DNA window includes the following coding sequences:
- the LOC126671797 gene encoding putative pumilio homolog 8, chloroplastic, whose product MEKENRTNVFDNLETPRSNLSMNFSVNDLSGSIRDLSLNIFPGSYSDGASNNSLGSFSESSSRTQEASPDNQETRLENSRTLMPTPLYQDNNIWALDQSTNNGLGNGSNYCYFSHNQEPGRNDNGEFLLEGEHLIQYATTVQGSRNLQNLLASTELYSVTEILYFASDMLNRVLDLVHDLPVIYYLMLHQQGCYVCSKLVDACNPQQLELILYTITRNPNLFVEICCNIHGQKVIKKLTKIVKNTPLVYYLLDTLYMQFNQLMINQVGLYVIISCLDCLNVEQNTFLCGAVIDNCLLLSTNRIGCVSVNNFIDRIQGSQRHMLLQLIANNAVFLSQDPWGNFVVRKVLGLENPIYSAITGATLRGYYATLSVQKWGCHVVEKCLLSQAVVIYVVDDLLRCSANQLLQIARDRFGNFVIQKALVATKKGNSGLHLILLKRLEPSLGVLQYGYGKNVYSLITRGVPINEII is encoded by the coding sequence ATGGAAAAAGAAAATCGGACTAATGTTTTTGATAATCTTGAAACACCCCGCTCTAATCTGTCTATGAATTTTTCTGTTAATGATCTCTCCGGTTCCATTCGTGATCTTTCTTTGAATATTTTCCCAGGATCTTACTCTGATGGAGCAAGTAATAATTCCTTGGGTTCTTTCTCTGAATCATCATCAAGAACTCAAGAAGCCAGTCCTGATAATCAAGAAACTCGGTTGGAAAATTCAAGAACCCTAATGCCAACACCATTGTATCAGGATAATAACATCTGGGCTCTCGATCAATCAACAAACAATGGTCTAGGTAACGGTTCTAACTATTGTTATTTCTCGCATAATCAAGAACCCGGTCGTAACGATAATGGCGAGTTTTTGCTAGAAGGAGAGCATCTGATTCAGTATGCTACGACTGTACAGGGTTCAAGAAACCTTCAGAATTTATTGGCATCCACCGAACTCTATTCAGTAACTGAAATTCTTTATTTTGCAAGTGATATGCTAAATAGGGTTCTTGATTTGGTTCATGACTTGCCTGTAATCTACTATCTCATGCTTCATCAGCAAGGATGTTATGTCTGTTCCAAGCTGGTTGATGCATGCAATCCCCAACAATTGGAACTCATTTTGTACACGATTACCCGAAATCCGAATCTGTTTGTTGAAATTTGCTGTAACATTCATGGTCAAAAGGTGATCAAGAAGTTGACAAAGATAGTAAAGAACACACCCTTGGTATATTATCTGTTAGACACTCTATATATGCAGTTTAATCAGCTGATGATCAATCAAGTCGGATTATATGTTATCATCTCTTGCTTGGATTGTCTTAATGTTGAACAGAACACTTTCCTGTGCGGAGCTGTTATTGATAATTGTCTTCTCCTGTCGACCAATAGAATCGGATGTGTATCTGTGAACAATTTCATTGACAGAATCCAAGGTTCTCAAAGGCATATGCTGCTCCAACTGATTGCCAACAACGCGGTTTTTCTTTCACAGGATCCTTGGGGTAATTTCGTTGTGCGGAAAGTTTTAGGACTTGAAAATCCCATTTACAGTGCAATTACAGGGGCTACTTTAAGAGGTTACTATGCGACGCTATCTGTACAAAAATGGGGATGTCATGTGGTCGAAAAATGCTTGCTGTCGCAGGCTGTCGTGATTTACGTAGTTGACGATTTACTAAGGTGCAGCGCGAACCAACTGTTGCAAATTGCGAGAGATCGATTTGGTAACTTTGTGATCCAGAAAGCTTTGGTAGCTACTAAGAAAGGGAATAGTGGTCTCCACCTGATACTTTTGAAAAGGCTCGAACCATCGCTCGGAGTTCTGCAGTATGGATATGGGAAGAATGTCTACAGTTTGATCACCCGTGGAGTTCCAATTAATGAGATTATATAG
- the LOC126671798 gene encoding putative pumilio homolog 20: protein MEKANSIDVADDSETPRSTLSRVFSMDDLSGSIRDLSLHNFPGSYTESSPRTQEASTDNQETRSENSKTPIPTPLYNNVDIWALNISTNNGLGSNCCYFSQNQERFRNDNGEVKLEGERLIRYATTVQGSRNLQNLLSSTELYSTTEILYFTSDILSSVLALVHDLPVIYYLMFHQQGCYVCSKLIDACNPQQLQLILLTITRNPNLFVEICCDIHGVKMIKKLIKRVKNTSFIYYLTDILFMRFNQLMINQVGSYVIISCLDCLNVEQNSLLYGAVIDNCLLLSTNKIGCISVNYFIDRIQGSQRQILLELIAYNAVFLSQDPSGTHVVQKVLGLENPIYSAITGATLRGHYVTLSIQKWGSHVVEKCLSSQASVIYVVEDLLRCSANQLLQIARDRFGNFVIQKALKATKKGNSGLHLKLLKRLEPSLGVLHYGYGKNVYSLIIRGVPINDII, encoded by the coding sequence ATGGAAAAAGCAAATTCAATTGATGTTGCTGATGATTCTGAAACACCAAGGTCAACTTTGTCTCGGGTTTTTTCTATGGATGATCTCTCAGGTTCCATTCGGGATCTTTCTTTACATAATTTCCCAGGATCTTACACTGAATCATCACCAAGAACTCAAGAAGCTAGTACTGATAATCAAGAAACTCGGTCGGAGAACTCAAAAACCCCAATTCCAACACCATTGTACAACAATGTTGACATCTGGGCACTCAATATATCAACAAACAATGGTCTAGGTTCTAACTGTTGTTATTTCTCGCAGAATCAAGAACGTTTTCGTAACGATAATGGCGAGGTTAAGTTAGAAGGCGAGCGTCTGATTAGGTATGCTACGACTGTACAGGGTTCAAGAAACCTTCAGAATTTGTTGTCATCCACCGAACTCTATTCTACAACTGAAATTCTTTATTTTACAAGTGATATACTTAGTAGTGTTCTAGCTTTAGTTCATGACTTGCCTGTAATCTACTATCTGATGTTTCATCAACAGGGATGTTATGTCTGCTCAAAGCTAATTGATGCCTGCAATCCCCAACAATTGCAACTGATTCTGCTGACGATAACCCGTAACCCGAATCTGTTTGTTGAAATTTGTTGTGATATTCATGGTGTGAAGATGATTAAGAAGTTGATAAAGAGAGTAAAGAACACATCCTTTATATATTATCTGACAGACATTTTATTTATGAGATTTAATCAGCTGATGATCAATCAAGTCGGATCATATGTTATCATCTCTTGCTTGGATTGTCTGAATGTTGAACAGAACAGTTTACTGTACGGAGCTGTTATCGATAATTGTCTTCTCCTGTCGACAAATAAAATAGGCTGCATATCCGTAAACTATTTCATCGACAGAATCCAAGGTTCGCAAAGGCAAATCCTGCTTGAACTGATCGCCTACAATGCAGTTTTTCTTTCACAGGATCCTTCGGGTACTCATGTTGTGCAGAAAGTTTTAGGACTTGAAAATCCAATTTACAGTGCAATTACAGGAGCTACTTTAAGAGGTCACTATGTGACGCTATCTATACAAAAATGGGGAAGTCATGTGGTCGAAAAATGCTTGTCGTCGCAGGCTTCCGTGATTTACGTAGTTGAGGATTTACTAAGGTGCAGCGCGAACCAACTGTTGCAAATTGCGAGAGATCGATTTGGTAACTTTGTGATCCAGAAAGCTTTGAAAGCTACTAAGAAAGGGAATAGTGGTCTCCAcctgaaacttttgaaaaggcTCGAACCGTCGCTCGGGGTTCTGCACTATGGATATGGGAAGAATGTCTACAGTTTGATCATCCGGGGAGTTCCAATTAATGACATTATATAG
- the LOC126674531 gene encoding F-box protein CPR1-like, producing MGKPTGEMSSIHLPADISENILLRLPVESLLRFRCVSKSFCTLIDSSYFINAHIQFSIRTQTRNKLIIFHQERGLDISFYAVDLHTEGNERVVQLVSPVSLPSKSDNILDSANGLLLLSSSEQLMLWNPFTNRYRILPIIQPTPHEFDRRRSFHATDDRCRRYQKYHKLYGPIMYFTYKMGKRMYNNGVEFDKWRLGVDEFGLGFDVSSNDYKVVRIHHLTYDEMEVWVYSLKSNSWTRFDDVTFDVEARKSCSIFVQCFYQITKFPIILARFDFASNKFQLLPYRRGRDDVFVLEGQVCLELGYRSYNECKVHLLGVADEYDDPVQFWREVDTIQCESDSEFIKPLMFYPEAGFMADVTERNADRNIVWYDLKKKTLQNYEIPCVPRNWINSVTCWETLVQLY from the coding sequence ATGGGGAAACCAACCGGTGAGATGTCATCAATTCACTTACCAGCAGATATATCGGAGAACATCCTACTCCGGCTGCCGGTGGAATCACTTTTACGATTCCGATGTGTTTCAAAATCATTCTGCACTCTCATTGATAGCTCATATTTCATTAATGCCCACATTCAATTTTCAATCCGGACCCAAACCCGCAACAAGCTGATCATCTTCCACCAAGAACGGGGTCTGGATATTTCTTTTTATGCGGTGGATTTGCATACTGAAGGTAATGAACGAGTTGTCCAGCTGGTTAGCCCAGTCAGTTTGCCCAGTAAATCTGATAATATTTTAGATTCTGCCAATGGTTTGCTTCTCTTATCTTCAAGCGAACAGCTTATGTTATGGAATCCATTCACTAACCGCTACAGAATACTACCAATAATCCAACCCACGCCCCATGAATTTGACCGCCGCCGGAGCTTCCATGCGACAGATGATCGGTGTCGGAGGTATCAGAAATATCATAAGCTATACGGTCCCATAATGTACTTCACCTATAAAATGGGAAAGCGTATGTACAACAATGGAGTAGAGTTTGATAAGTGGAGACTAGGGGTTGACGAGTTCGGATTAGGGTTTGATGTTAGTAGCAACGATTACAAAGTTGTAAGAATTCATCATCTCACATATGATGAGATGGAAGTTTGGGTTTATAGTTTAAAATCCAATTCATGGACAAGATTTGACGATGTTACATTCGATGTCGAAGCTCGTAAAAGCTGCTCGATATTCGTGCAGTGTTTTTATCAAATAACAAAGTTTCCAATCATATTAGCTCGATTTGACTTTGCGAGTAACAAGTTTCAACTGCTTCCGTATCGACGCGGTCGTGATGATGTGTTTGTTTTAGAAGGGCAAGTTTGTTTAGAGTTAGGTTACAGGAGTTATAATGAGTGCAAGGTTCATTTACTCGGTGTTGCTGACGAATATGATGATCCAGTGCAATTTTGGAGAGAAGTGGATACTATACAATGTGAGTCAGATAGTGAATTTATAAAACCTTTGATGTTTTATCCAGAAGCTGGTTTTATGGCGGATGTGACCGAACGTAACGCTGATCGTAATATTGTTTGGTATGatttgaagaagaagacattACAAAATTATGAAATTCCATGTGTTCCTCGAAATTGGATAAATTCAGTCACTTGTTGGGAAACTCTCGTACAACTTTATTAG
- the LOC126672701 gene encoding uncharacterized protein LOC126672701, whose amino-acid sequence MRGGIMMIFEDFVKESWVEICSHSSNIIQRLKEFRHCIKGWNFDVFGDSGLTSIAEEHEFSKLKLESCKVEKILESHWVQKSRIKWSVAGDKNTKCFHSMASIHYGNKHISSIPVDDSTFSKPKDIRFHVREFYAKLHKRGDSCHFEILRLSFGRPVEGASFLDAFVEFFADFFSFNIPPTVINTSFMVLVPKVAGSSNIKDYRMISLDNGFFKLLSITLSRRLASLLPNVRSENQHDFLKGRSIQECSMITNEFVHLASLRKEKLLDLKLEFQKAFDINGSSADPISLHRGVRQGDPISPYLFIIAVEGLRSLFIVLWNWVLLFADDTILYIPYDILRLQNMTRILRCFELMSGLTINFHKSSIIGINVSELDILSAAHVVGCRVESFPIKYLSLPLSNTRLLVGSWDYMDFISGELGISKFQVRNQSLLLKWIWKLRTMTGNSLSFKDVSNCSKVADWDFLLNGEVGIGNSISLCSDNWMGVGLAADLLPSLFHLSNQKRVSIDVVWTEGWQWRRRLRSGELLLFTDLKVAFRVLIPQLDRPDVVLLKDKFGVYSSASFCKLLPAGSVLNKNNLESFSV is encoded by the exons ATGCGTGGTGGGATCATGATGATTTTTGAGGATTTCGTGAAAGAGAGCTGGGTTGAGATTTGTTCGCATTCCTCTAATATCATCCAGAGATTAAAAGAATTTAGGCATTGTATTAAGGGATGGAACTTTGATGTGTTCG GAGATTCGGGCTTGACTTCGATTGCTGAGGAACATGAGTTTTCAAAGCTCAAATTAGAGTCATGTAAAGTAGAGAAGATATTAGAATCTCATTGGGTTCAGAAATCTAGAATTAAATGGAGTGTTGCAGGAGATAAGAACACTAAATGTTTCCACAGTATGGCATCCATCCACTACGGGAATAAACATATTTCTTCGATTCCAGTGGATGATTCCACCTTCTCTAAACCCAAAGACATCAGATTTCATGTCAGAGAGTTCTATGCAAAGTTGCACAAAAGAGGAGATAGTTgccattttgaaattttgcgGTTGAGTTTTGGGCGTCCAGTGGAGGGAGCTTCTTTCCTG GATGCTTTTGTGGAGTTTTTTGctgatttttttagttttaatatccCTCCCACGGTTATTAATACTTCATTTATGGTGTTGGTTCCTAAAGTTGCAGGATCTTCTAATATTAAAGATTATCGGATGATCAGTCTAGATAATGGGTTCTTTAAACTGCTCTCGATAACACTTTCAAGAAGATTAGCATCGCTTCTCCCAAATGTAAGGTCGGAGAATCAACATGATTTCTTGAAAGGTAGAAGTATCCAAGAGTGTTCTATGATCACTAATGAGTTTGTCCACTTAGCGTCACTGAGAAAGGAGAAACTTCTTGATCTGAAGCTTGAATTTCAAAAGGCTTTTGACA TTAATGGCAGCTCAGCGGATCCTATTAGTCTTCATAGAGGGGTGAGGCAAGGAGACCCGATTTCTCCTTACCTTTTTATTATTGCAGTTGAGGGGTTAAGGAGTCTTTTTATCGTTCTATGGAATTGGGTTTTACTC TTTGCGGATGACACCATTTTATATATTCCTTATGACATTTTGCGGCTTCAAAATATGACTCGTATTCTTAGATGCTTTGAGTTGATGTCCGGGCTTACGATTAATTTCCATAAGAGCTCCATTATAGGAATCAATGTAAGTGAACTTGATATTTTGTCAGCTGCGCATGTAGTAGGTTGCCGAGTTGAATCTTTTCCGATTAAATACTTGAGTCTTCCTTTATCTAATACAAGGCTCTTAGTCGGTTCTTGGGATTatatg GATTTCATAAGTGGCGAATTAGGTATTTCTAAATTTCAGGTTAGAAATCAAAGTTTGTTACTTAAGTGGATTTGGAAGCTTAGAACAATGACTGGTAATTCTTTGTCGTTTAAAGATGTCTCTAATTGTTCTAAGGTGGCCGATTGGGATTTTTTGTTGAATGGTGAG GTGGGAATTGGTAACTCTATTTCTCTTTGTTCTGATAATTGGATGGGCGTTGGTTTGGCTGCAGATTTACTCCCTAGCCTTTTTCATCTTTCTAATCAAAAACGAGTATCTATTGATGTCGTTTGGACAGAAGGATGGCAATGGAGACGGAGATTGAGAAGTGGCGAATTGTTGTTGTTTACGGATTTAAAAGTTGCGTTTAGAGTTCTAATTCCTCAATTGGATAGGCCGGATGTTGTTTTATTGAAAGATAAATTCGGTGTTTATTCATCCGCTTCTTTTTGCAAATTGTTACCAGCGGGGTcagttttgaataaaaataatttggagAGCTTTTCGGTTTAG